In Bacteroidales bacterium, the following are encoded in one genomic region:
- a CDS encoding gliding motility-associated C-terminal domain-containing protein encodes MKLYFSFITFLIYSLVYSQIQEIKPITCPGGSDGALMVIPESNQSPYTYLWSNGQTTQAIWNLPTGTYSVTVTDNGGNQYVYSHQLNEPPAFIAVVLELFPNSCIGHYDGGIICMVGGGTPGYNYIWRNLEFDSLYYNTSFIVGVIGGHYELTVIDTLGCVFKDTFLIPILDTVQVDVQMRGYVCNGAMDLVSLTATEATVGHYFTFEWNTVHSGYRTFTTNDSVFGVSIPLLAGNYTITVTDDQTGCKAYVPIQVKETQSPLTIQYTKVDNECFELASGRITLFIHGGDPAPEYVVNWVGPNGFTATGTSISNLSAGAYQYQVRDSIACTVQGTITIFPSPPFCIPDVVTPNNDGFNDVFEIIDLCNVTNIQLYIYDMYGKLVYSTTDCAFQWNPLDHEVINHTVYYYHLIYTYQQQQFEKKGSIDVKF; translated from the coding sequence ATGAAATTATATTTTTCTTTTATTACATTCCTGATTTACTCGTTAGTTTACTCACAGATTCAGGAAATTAAACCTATCACTTGCCCTGGAGGAAGTGATGGTGCTTTAATGGTTATTCCTGAGTCAAACCAATCGCCATATACATATTTGTGGTCAAATGGTCAAACAACTCAAGCAATTTGGAACTTGCCTACTGGAACTTATTCTGTTACTGTCACCGATAATGGTGGAAACCAATATGTTTATTCTCATCAACTAAATGAACCACCCGCATTCATTGCTGTAGTGTTAGAACTATTTCCCAATAGTTGCATTGGACATTACGACGGTGGCATCATTTGTATGGTGGGTGGTGGAACGCCAGGCTATAACTATATCTGGCGAAACCTTGAATTTGATTCACTTTATTATAATACTTCATTTATTGTGGGAGTGATAGGTGGTCATTACGAATTAACAGTAATTGATACTTTGGGATGCGTATTTAAAGATACTTTCCTCATTCCTATACTTGACACCGTACAAGTCGATGTTCAGATGAGAGGATATGTTTGCAATGGTGCCATGGATCTTGTTTCGCTTACTGCAACTGAGGCCACTGTAGGTCATTATTTTACATTCGAATGGAACACGGTTCACTCAGGTTATAGAACATTTACTACCAACGATTCTGTTTTTGGTGTAAGTATACCTCTTCTTGCTGGTAATTACACCATAACTGTTACCGACGATCAAACAGGTTGCAAGGCATATGTACCTATCCAAGTCAAAGAAACACAGAGTCCTCTTACAATTCAATACACCAAAGTTGATAATGAATGTTTTGAACTTGCTTCGGGCCGAATAACTTTGTTTATTCATGGTGGAGATCCAGCTCCTGAATATGTTGTAAACTGGGTAGGACCCAATGGTTTTACTGCAACAGGAACTTCTATTTCTAACTTATCTGCGGGAGCTTATCAGTATCAAGTTCGAGATAGTATTGCTTGCACTGTTCAAGGTACTATAACCATATTTCCTTCACCACCTTTTTGCATACCTGACGTTGTTACTCCTAACAACGATGGATTTAATGATGTTTTCGAAATTATCGATCTTTGCAATGTAACTAACATACAACTTTATATTTATGATATGTATGGCAAACTCGTTTACTCCACTACAGATTGTGCTTTCCAATGGAATCCTCTCGATCATGAAGTCATCAATCATACCGTTTATTACTATCATCTTATTTACACATATCAACAGCAGCAATTCGAGAAAAAAGGTTCAATAGACGTCAAATTTTAA
- a CDS encoding amidohydrolase family protein produces the protein MKEITFEFLFDPYSFSFHSNVQVLFESPNQKIIHIQPDSTSRKNFRHGFYTPGLINMHTHLEYSWMKHMIPPFQKMHFFIDFMKNHSQSVSETEKNEKAQNAIKNFKHNGIDHIVDICNTYLEVKTEESSFFTNLVEIFGIDPQKSEDKIQQAQKIFQLYRNTHQQTFFTPHSLYSLSDALWNYLLPRLVDAPFYSIHFMESKYEIDVLKDPVEKAISLLPRHQRVFFVHNTYTTEKDLIRLLDYFSDPWFVFCPRSNYYIEKKIPPIEMFVHYCFEKVLLGTDSLASNWSLNLWDEIRFLLKHIPSIHLTYWLRATTLSAAKALKKEASLGSIEIGKNPGIFFIPNHLWASL, from the coding sequence ATGAAGGAAATAACGTTTGAATTTTTATTTGATCCTTATAGTTTCTCATTTCATTCTAACGTTCAAGTCCTATTTGAATCGCCAAATCAAAAAATAATTCACATACAGCCTGACTCGACTTCTCGAAAAAATTTTCGCCATGGCTTTTATACGCCGGGTTTAATAAATATGCATACACATCTTGAGTATTCATGGATGAAACATATGATCCCCCCATTTCAAAAGATGCACTTTTTTATTGATTTCATGAAAAATCATAGTCAATCAGTATCTGAAACTGAAAAAAACGAAAAAGCACAAAATGCCATAAAGAATTTTAAGCATAATGGTATAGATCATATAGTTGATATTTGCAACACCTACCTTGAAGTTAAAACTGAAGAGTCATCTTTTTTTACCAATTTGGTAGAAATATTTGGAATCGATCCACAAAAATCAGAAGATAAAATCCAACAAGCTCAAAAAATATTTCAACTGTACCGTAACACTCACCAACAAACTTTTTTTACTCCTCATTCCCTCTATAGCCTATCTGATGCTTTATGGAATTATCTTTTACCTCGCCTTGTCGATGCACCATTTTATTCCATTCATTTCATGGAAAGTAAGTATGAAATAGATGTTCTTAAAGATCCGGTCGAAAAAGCTATTTCTTTACTACCAAGACATCAGCGTGTGTTTTTCGTACACAATACATACACCACCGAAAAAGATCTAATCAGGCTCTTGGATTATTTTTCTGATCCATGGTTCGTTTTTTGCCCTCGGTCGAATTACTACATTGAAAAAAAGATTCCTCCTATTGAAATGTTTGTGCACTATTGCTTCGAAAAAGTATTACTTGGCACTGATAGTTTAGCAAGCAACTGGTCTCTTAACTTGTGGGATGAGATTCGATTTCTACTCAAACATATTCCTTCCATTCATCTAACTTACTGGTTAAGAGCTACCACCTTATCTGCAGCAAAAGCTTTGAAAAAAGAAGCATCATTAGGAAGTATTGAAATAGGTAAAAATCCTGGCATTTTTTTCATACCAAATCATCTATGGGCAAGTTTATGA
- a CDS encoding thioesterase family protein, translated as MLQPGIIYFLHKKVEESDSARVYGSGLVDVLSTPAMIAFMEKTCLEMVEPYLEPGHNTVGSEVHIQHLKPTPIGDIIYCRAELIEIAGKKLTFNVEVSDSKGLVGKGTHTRFIINVESFMSRLNKTT; from the coding sequence ATGTTGCAACCTGGTATCATATATTTTCTTCACAAAAAAGTTGAAGAATCTGACTCAGCTCGTGTGTATGGTTCAGGTTTGGTAGATGTACTTTCAACACCAGCCATGATTGCTTTTATGGAAAAGACCTGCTTAGAAATGGTAGAACCTTATCTTGAACCTGGTCATAACACCGTAGGAAGTGAAGTACACATTCAGCATCTTAAACCAACACCGATTGGTGACATTATTTATTGCCGAGCAGAGCTTATAGAAATAGCTGGGAAAAAACTTACATTTAATGTAGAAGTCAGCGATTCCAAGGGCTTGGTCGGGAAAGGTACTCACACGAGATTCATTATCAATGTTGAATCTTTCATGTCACGCTTAAATAAAACAACATGA
- the feoB gene encoding ferrous iron transport protein B produces MTLDQLKTGEEAYITRIKGSGTLRKRLLDMGFLPGQKVQVIREAPLHDPIEFLVMNYHVSLRRKEAMMIEVLTNQNIIDIHLQEWQKISHKPIFIDKFFERKVEEQSKILHVALIGNPNCGKTTLFNFLTHSYEHVGNFAGITIDAKKANIKHKNYQIYLIDLPGLYSLTSFTPEEEFVVQYLLRETPDYIINVVDANTLERNLYLTSQLLELDIPFVIALNMWDEFLKKKHDLDYQHLSALLGVPIIPTIGPKKKGLTELLDRIIEIHENPNLRAKKSVQLPYPFEIEEKIQELKSMLENDPEIVHSINPQFIAVKLLEKDHLFDRLVNPVILKKSRDFLHKIEKTFSTPAETLIAQARYGFVHGALKETLVLNNKQTNKQDVTEQLDGFLTHKVWGYVFFVFVIWLMFFMTFKVGNLLQNYLILGVDFLTDFVNSILPPTMFRSLLSDGIIQGVGGVVVYFPNILILYFFIALIEDSGYLARIAFIMDKIMHKIGLHGKSFIPMMMGFGCNVPAIAATRILNNPSDRIITMLINPFFSCSARLPVYMLIISALFPIYGNWILFFIYMGGILMAIFLSIILRKTLFAKEDAPFVMELPPYRLPTVRSLMRHMWFRSSQFLKKMSGVILVASIILWALHYFPVKRESSYDLISKLDEIKKQNPHITFDAHSIINLTHNDTLITKLHRIYQEMETSYYQQSYLARIGKFIEPLFAPLQFNWQITTSLLAGLAGKEIVVSTLLITSQAQDESLPGSIKNLFTLPSALAFLVFILLYSPCMGVLFAIYKESSKFKWAFFSFLFSTILAYIMAFATLTLTKFFLV; encoded by the coding sequence ATGACACTTGATCAGTTAAAAACAGGCGAAGAAGCTTACATTACACGAATAAAAGGCAGCGGTACTTTAAGAAAGCGTTTGCTTGACATGGGTTTTCTCCCCGGCCAAAAGGTACAAGTAATTAGAGAAGCTCCCCTCCATGATCCTATTGAATTTCTCGTTATGAACTACCATGTAAGCTTACGTAGAAAAGAAGCCATGATGATTGAAGTTTTAACCAATCAAAACATTATTGACATTCATTTACAGGAATGGCAAAAAATATCTCATAAACCCATTTTTATTGATAAATTCTTTGAACGCAAAGTTGAGGAGCAATCAAAAATACTTCATGTAGCCTTAATAGGTAATCCTAATTGTGGAAAAACCACACTTTTTAATTTTTTAACTCATTCTTATGAGCATGTGGGTAATTTTGCTGGGATTACTATAGATGCAAAAAAAGCAAATATCAAACATAAAAATTATCAAATCTATCTTATAGATCTTCCTGGATTGTATTCGCTAACATCTTTTACACCCGAAGAAGAATTTGTTGTTCAGTATCTTTTAAGGGAAACACCAGATTATATTATCAATGTTGTTGATGCCAATACTTTAGAAAGAAATCTTTACCTTACTTCTCAGCTTCTTGAATTAGACATCCCTTTTGTTATTGCCCTTAACATGTGGGATGAATTTTTGAAGAAAAAGCATGATCTAGATTATCAACATTTATCTGCTTTATTAGGTGTACCCATCATTCCAACAATTGGCCCCAAAAAAAAAGGATTGACAGAATTACTTGATCGAATCATTGAAATACATGAAAATCCGAACCTGAGAGCGAAAAAATCTGTTCAACTTCCCTACCCTTTCGAAATAGAAGAAAAAATACAAGAACTTAAATCCATGCTGGAAAACGATCCCGAAATCGTTCATTCCATTAACCCTCAATTTATCGCTGTTAAGCTTCTTGAAAAAGATCATTTATTTGATCGTTTAGTCAACCCTGTCATTTTAAAAAAAAGCAGAGATTTTTTACATAAGATCGAAAAAACTTTTTCAACCCCAGCAGAAACACTCATCGCTCAGGCAAGATATGGTTTTGTCCATGGTGCATTAAAAGAAACTCTGGTGCTCAACAACAAACAAACAAACAAACAAGATGTCACAGAACAATTGGATGGTTTTCTTACACATAAAGTATGGGGTTATGTTTTTTTTGTTTTCGTTATTTGGTTAATGTTTTTCATGACTTTTAAGGTCGGAAACTTGCTTCAAAACTATTTAATTTTAGGTGTAGACTTTTTGACAGATTTTGTCAATAGCATCCTTCCACCTACCATGTTTCGTTCTCTTTTGTCGGACGGAATTATTCAAGGCGTTGGAGGTGTTGTAGTTTACTTTCCCAACATTCTCATCCTCTATTTTTTTATTGCTCTCATTGAAGACTCTGGTTATCTTGCTCGTATAGCATTTATCATGGATAAAATCATGCATAAAATTGGGTTACATGGAAAATCTTTCATCCCAATGATGATGGGCTTTGGTTGTAACGTACCAGCCATAGCGGCAACAAGGATTCTTAATAATCCCTCCGATAGAATTATCACGATGCTTATTAATCCTTTTTTTTCCTGCAGTGCCCGATTACCAGTTTACATGCTTATCATATCGGCTCTTTTCCCAATTTATGGCAATTGGATATTGTTTTTTATATACATGGGGGGGATACTAATGGCTATTTTTCTTTCAATTATACTTAGAAAAACCCTTTTTGCAAAGGAAGATGCTCCATTTGTTATGGAGCTTCCTCCTTACCGACTACCAACCGTACGATCCCTGATGCGTCATATGTGGTTTCGCTCATCTCAGTTTCTTAAAAAAATGAGTGGTGTTATTCTCGTTGCTAGTATCATTCTTTGGGCTTTACATTATTTTCCTGTAAAAAGAGAGTCATCATATGATCTTATTTCAAAATTAGATGAAATCAAAAAGCAAAATCCTCACATAACTTTTGACGCACATTCTATAATTAACTTAACCCATAACGATACTTTAATAACTAAGCTGCACCGTATCTATCAAGAAATGGAGACGAGTTATTACCAACAATCATATTTGGCAAGAATAGGCAAGTTTATTGAACCTTTATTTGCACCTCTTCAATTCAACTGGCAAATCACTACAAGTTTACTAGCAGGCCTAGCAGGAAAAGAAATTGTAGTTTCGACACTTTTAATAACTTCTCAAGCTCAAGATGAAAGCTTGCCGGGTTCTATCAAAAATTTGTTTACTCTACCATCTGCACTGGCTTTCTTGGTTTTTATACTTCTTTATTCCCCTTGCATGGGTGTACTTTTTGCTATTTACAAAGAAAGCAGTAAATTCAAATGGGCTTTTTTTAGTTTTTTATTTTCAACTATCCTCGCTTACATCATGGCGTTCGCAACATTAACATTGACAAAATTTTTTTTGGTTTGA
- the nhaD gene encoding sodium:proton antiporter NhaD — MAFYLAMIVVFILGYTAIALEHPLKINKAASALLTGSLLWVLYMLGAFDIFTLNLSHAWNEFSKSTGLLLNHENIQEFLTEHEIIKHLGEIGEILFFLLGAMTIVEITDQHQGFRIITDRIKTTNKVKLLWLISFVTFFLSAILDNLTTTIVMVTLIRKLINDHKDRLYFASTIVIAANAGGAFSPIGDVTTIMLWIGGQVTTVNIILKLFIPSVINLLIPLIILSFMLKGTIERPNDENSNELEEGNSHSNQVNLKDWERNLMFFMGVGGLIFVPIFKTVTHLPPFMGMLFSLSIIWITVEILHMNKPEEDKLSIHGILSRIDTPTILFFLGILSAVAALQSAGHLIQLSHLLDKTFGDVFIIGGIIGVISAIVDNVPLVAAAMGMYPIMDPGTTGYMANFVQDGVFWEYLAYTAGTGGSMLIIGSAAGVAAMGIEKIEFIWYMKKISWLAFLGYIGGIFAYYFQIMLLG; from the coding sequence ATGGCATTCTATTTGGCTATGATTGTCGTGTTCATTTTGGGCTATACCGCCATTGCCCTAGAACACCCATTGAAAATTAACAAAGCGGCTTCAGCGCTTTTAACAGGTTCCTTATTGTGGGTTCTTTATATGCTGGGTGCGTTCGACATTTTTACATTAAATCTGAGTCACGCATGGAACGAATTTAGCAAAAGCACTGGTTTACTTTTAAATCATGAAAATATTCAAGAATTTTTAACCGAACACGAAATTATTAAGCACTTAGGTGAAATCGGTGAGATTCTTTTCTTTCTTTTGGGAGCCATGACCATCGTTGAAATTACAGATCAACATCAAGGTTTTAGAATTATTACCGATAGGATAAAAACTACCAATAAAGTTAAATTATTATGGTTAATTAGCTTTGTTACATTTTTCTTATCGGCTATCTTGGATAACTTAACCACTACCATTGTGATGGTGACTTTAATCAGAAAACTTATTAACGATCACAAAGACAGATTGTATTTCGCAAGTACTATCGTCATTGCAGCCAATGCTGGAGGCGCCTTTTCTCCTATCGGTGATGTAACTACAATTATGTTATGGATTGGAGGACAGGTTACCACAGTTAATATAATTTTAAAATTGTTCATACCATCAGTTATCAATCTTCTCATACCACTCATTATTTTATCGTTCATGTTAAAAGGAACCATTGAACGTCCGAATGATGAAAACAGCAATGAATTGGAAGAAGGGAATTCCCATTCCAATCAAGTTAATTTAAAAGATTGGGAGAGAAATTTGATGTTTTTCATGGGTGTAGGGGGATTAATATTTGTTCCTATCTTCAAAACAGTTACACATCTTCCACCTTTCATGGGAATGCTATTTAGTTTATCCATTATCTGGATCACTGTTGAAATTTTACATATGAACAAACCAGAGGAGGATAAATTAAGCATCCATGGTATTCTTTCGAGAATTGATACACCAACCATTCTTTTCTTCCTTGGCATCCTATCGGCAGTTGCTGCATTACAAAGTGCTGGTCACTTAATACAATTATCTCATTTATTAGATAAAACTTTTGGAGATGTATTTATTATAGGAGGGATTATTGGAGTTATTTCTGCTATCGTTGACAACGTTCCTCTTGTCGCAGCTGCTATGGGAATGTATCCCATCATGGATCCCGGAACCACAGGGTATATGGCTAATTTTGTTCAGGATGGAGTTTTCTGGGAATACCTTGCTTATACAGCTGGTACGGGTGGGAGTATGCTTATCATTGGCTCAGCTGCTGGTGTTGCTGCCATGGGAATTGAAAAAATTGAATTCATTTGGTATATGAAAAAAATATCTTGGTTAGCTTTCCTCGGCTACATAGGAGGTATTTTTGCATATTATTTTCAAATAATGTTACTAGGTTAG
- a CDS encoding type IX secretion system membrane protein PorP/SprF yields the protein MRKLFIFCFVVQVIIVRAQFSLGQFNPYFFNEAPEWQNPSLSLRNGVPQLFVFEGTSILSFPRQPVFYGLMTSAYLDYGIGLAAKFYQQRAGFSRNTGGELSFLYQLHLAGEKDAERAIKLIFSLSAIGEQYRFMYDQVNSNNHLDPILQQQIENIPSFNGAFGLSLVSQNSFFLGIHADRLISFKENYLDNQIQQPIPIYLSTQGGIQKTFGMKHMVGLRTLFTMELKNNHFYYEGNLFYTWNGTISLSAGYQSFPAITSSLSVRLMSFTFGYQASFSPWADVVNNQSSYMLLSHGIILKKLFNEQKPVR from the coding sequence ATGAGGAAATTATTTATTTTTTGTTTTGTGGTGCAAGTAATAATTGTACGTGCTCAGTTTTCGTTAGGACAATTTAATCCTTATTTTTTTAATGAAGCTCCTGAGTGGCAAAATCCATCATTGTCGCTTCGGAACGGAGTTCCTCAACTTTTTGTGTTTGAGGGTACGAGTATACTGAGTTTTCCACGTCAACCCGTTTTTTATGGTTTAATGACTTCTGCATATTTAGACTACGGCATTGGTTTAGCGGCAAAATTCTATCAACAGCGTGCGGGTTTTTCTCGCAACACAGGTGGTGAATTATCATTTCTTTATCAGCTTCATTTAGCTGGGGAAAAAGATGCTGAAAGAGCAATAAAATTAATCTTTTCTCTTTCTGCAATTGGTGAACAATACCGTTTTATGTATGATCAAGTAAATTCGAACAATCATTTGGATCCTATTTTGCAACAACAAATTGAAAATATTCCATCTTTTAATGGAGCATTTGGCTTATCTCTTGTATCACAGAATTCTTTCTTTCTAGGAATTCATGCCGATAGGCTTATTTCATTCAAGGAAAATTACCTAGACAATCAAATCCAACAACCAATACCTATTTACTTATCGACACAAGGAGGAATACAGAAGACGTTTGGGATGAAGCATATGGTTGGATTAAGAACACTTTTTACTATGGAACTCAAAAACAATCATTTTTATTATGAGGGAAATCTTTTTTATACGTGGAATGGCACTATATCTTTAAGTGCAGGATATCAAAGTTTTCCTGCCATAACATCTTCTTTGTCAGTTAGATTGATGAGTTTTACCTTTGGTTATCAGGCTTCTTTTTCTCCTTGGGCTGATGTAGTCAATAACCAATCTTCTTATATGCTATTATCTCACGGAATTATTCTAAAAAAGCTATTCAATGAACAAAAACCTGTTCGTTAA
- the asnB gene encoding asparagine synthase (glutamine-hydrolyzing): MCGIAGFFSEQNSELLKSYLHKMIHQLAHRGPDHEGLFYNHPFYLSHRRLSIIDLSPSANQPMFSGNGRYVGIFNGEIYNYKKLAESYGIQTKTSSDTEVAIEMFSLLHTDAFQHFNGMFAMAIFDREKNTLILARDRIGIKPLYYYWDGENLAFASEIKALLVLPFVQKNISINRLALQQYFNVGFTLEPYTIFNNIYKFPAGYYAVFQNKTLNFYKYWSIFDSMNHPRITDEKYAQVKLDELLHDAVAMQLRSDVPYGVFLSGGTDSSLVTAIASHHIKQVKTFSIGFKNINFDESPFAEKVAKHLSADHHTIIVNSHDIIDYLAPYIETYDEPFADSAGILNMILSQKTREHVTMVLSGDGGDELFWGYGAYNWANRLAHPLIKTSRKLLAFLLRFGPSRYKRASHMFDYSSNVFLPLHILSQEQYFFSLKEISNWYPKEKIHILPHYHEELQNIQDPVERQSVFDLIYYLKDDLLIKVDRASMLYALEVRVPILDHRIVEFAYQLHPSLKKKDGISKYIFKKILFNYLPSSLFDRPKKGFAFPYMWFFHEFKEIIMNTLHPDSIKDNPYLPADCVQKTIEKYYLHKHHYLWARIWIFFVFHLWFEKNKHFLTR, from the coding sequence ATGTGCGGAATAGCAGGTTTTTTCTCTGAACAAAATAGTGAACTTTTGAAATCATATCTTCACAAGATGATTCACCAACTAGCACATCGAGGTCCTGATCATGAAGGATTGTTTTACAATCATCCTTTTTACTTAAGTCATCGGAGATTAAGTATTATTGATCTTTCCCCATCCGCCAATCAACCTATGTTTAGCGGCAACGGTAGATATGTGGGAATCTTTAATGGTGAAATTTATAATTACAAGAAACTAGCGGAATCATATGGCATTCAAACCAAAACATCATCAGATACCGAGGTGGCCATTGAAATGTTTTCATTACTGCATACTGATGCTTTCCAGCATTTTAATGGTATGTTTGCCATGGCTATCTTTGACCGCGAGAAGAATACTTTAATCCTTGCCCGTGACCGCATAGGGATTAAACCCTTATATTACTACTGGGATGGAGAGAATTTAGCTTTTGCATCTGAAATCAAAGCTCTTCTTGTTTTACCTTTTGTTCAAAAAAACATTTCAATCAATCGCCTCGCTCTACAACAATATTTTAATGTGGGTTTTACATTAGAACCCTATACGATATTCAACAACATCTATAAATTTCCTGCAGGTTATTACGCTGTGTTTCAAAACAAAACGCTTAATTTTTACAAGTATTGGTCAATATTTGACTCAATGAATCATCCAAGAATTACTGACGAAAAATATGCTCAAGTAAAATTAGATGAATTACTTCATGATGCAGTAGCAATGCAACTTCGAAGCGATGTTCCATATGGAGTTTTTTTAAGTGGAGGAACAGATTCTTCCCTTGTTACTGCAATAGCATCTCACCATATCAAACAGGTTAAAACTTTTTCTATTGGTTTTAAAAACATCAATTTCGACGAATCTCCTTTTGCCGAAAAAGTTGCAAAACATCTTTCTGCCGATCATCATACCATCATAGTTAACAGCCATGATATTATTGATTATTTAGCTCCTTATATTGAAACTTATGATGAGCCTTTTGCTGATTCAGCTGGTATTCTCAATATGATTCTTTCACAAAAAACTCGTGAGCATGTTACGATGGTTTTAAGTGGAGATGGAGGGGATGAACTTTTTTGGGGTTATGGAGCTTATAATTGGGCAAATCGTTTAGCTCATCCTTTGATCAAAACGAGCAGAAAATTACTTGCATTTCTACTTCGTTTCGGGCCGAGTAGATACAAAAGAGCTAGTCACATGTTTGATTATTCATCTAATGTGTTTCTTCCTCTCCACATTTTGTCGCAAGAACAGTATTTCTTCTCTCTTAAGGAAATTTCCAATTGGTACCCTAAAGAGAAAATCCATATCCTTCCTCATTATCATGAGGAACTTCAAAATATTCAAGATCCTGTTGAAAGGCAATCTGTGTTTGATTTGATTTATTATTTAAAAGATGATCTTTTAATAAAAGTCGATCGTGCATCTATGTTATATGCTTTAGAGGTTAGAGTTCCTATCCTTGATCATAGAATTGTTGAATTCGCATATCAGCTTCATCCGTCCTTGAAGAAAAAGGATGGTATCTCAAAATACATATTTAAAAAAATTTTATTTAATTATCTTCCTTCCTCCTTATTTGATAGACCTAAGAAAGGGTTTGCTTTTCCTTATATGTGGTTTTTCCATGAATTTAAAGAAATTATTATGAATACCTTACATCCCGATTCCATCAAAGACAACCCATATTTACCAGCCGATTGTGTTCAAAAGACAATTGAAAAATATTACTTACATAAGCATCATTACTTATGGGCAAGGATATGGATTTTTTTTGTTTTTCATCTATGGTTTGAAAAAAATAAGCATTTTCTTACCCGTTGA
- a CDS encoding sodium/proline symporter yields the protein MNAVFIGYLIIIIALAGYFSSVVRNRKDFVIGGKKIPGFALALSERAAGESSWLLLGLTGHAFVEGFGSIWVALGCVIGILFIWWVMAEPLRKISEETGATTIPSILYSRFPEHKYPIMFFSSLILIFFFLFYIAAQFHGAGKIFNIAFGLDETTGIIIATIIILLYTMLGGFMSVVAVDVFQAILMIITIFVLPIIALVYLSSQDIDFLASLAAAPPEISTLTHGYEGWAAFVFILSGLSWAFGYTGQPHLLARMIAMKDKKNVVQARRVATIWTIIAYAGIIITGLAGYVFAQNRIFSEQELQLLFKDVEKILPLMVNFLVIPFMVGLLLSGAVSAMMSTAASQLMVCSFNLSEDIIPLFLKKNREINVWVVRIIIILVGFLAFFTGITMTDTVYGLVSYAWSGIGSSFGPALLLLLFWKSFNGAGVIASLHSGLITTVIWKMFFVESTGISERLVSFIITLFVAFIVSVISNKLKQLQTSDEGNNV from the coding sequence ATGAATGCTGTTTTTATTGGTTATTTAATTATTATCATAGCATTAGCTGGCTATTTTTCCTCTGTTGTCAGAAATCGCAAAGATTTTGTCATTGGGGGAAAAAAAATTCCAGGTTTCGCTTTAGCATTGTCGGAAAGAGCTGCTGGTGAGTCAAGTTGGCTGCTACTTGGTCTAACAGGACATGCCTTTGTTGAGGGTTTTGGTTCCATTTGGGTAGCATTAGGGTGTGTGATTGGAATTCTGTTTATATGGTGGGTTATGGCAGAACCTCTTCGCAAAATAAGTGAAGAAACAGGAGCAACAACCATTCCTTCTATCCTCTATTCTCGCTTCCCAGAGCATAAGTATCCCATTATGTTTTTTAGCTCCCTTATTCTCATTTTTTTCTTTCTTTTTTATATAGCAGCTCAGTTCCATGGCGCTGGTAAAATTTTCAATATAGCATTTGGCCTTGACGAGACAACTGGAATTATCATAGCAACAATTATTATTTTGTTATATACGATGCTGGGTGGTTTCATGTCGGTAGTTGCAGTTGATGTTTTTCAGGCAATTCTAATGATCATCACCATTTTCGTTCTTCCTATTATCGCTTTAGTTTATCTCTCATCTCAAGATATTGATTTTTTAGCATCCCTTGCTGCTGCTCCACCTGAAATAAGTACACTAACCCATGGATACGAGGGGTGGGCAGCATTCGTTTTTATTCTTAGCGGTTTAAGCTGGGCATTCGGATATACCGGCCAACCACACCTACTTGCTCGCATGATTGCCATGAAAGACAAGAAAAACGTCGTTCAAGCAAGACGTGTTGCAACCATATGGACAATTATAGCATACGCGGGAATTATTATTACAGGACTTGCAGGTTACGTATTTGCTCAGAACCGTATCTTCTCTGAACAAGAATTACAATTACTTTTTAAAGATGTAGAAAAAATACTTCCACTCATGGTCAATTTTTTGGTTATTCCATTTATGGTTGGACTTTTACTGTCGGGTGCTGTTTCTGCTATGATGTCGACAGCCGCCAGCCAGTTAATGGTATGCAGTTTTAATCTCAGCGAAGATATCATTCCTCTGTTTTTGAAAAAGAATAGAGAAATCAATGTCTGGGTAGTACGAATTATTATAATCTTGGTTGGTTTTCTCGCTTTTTTCACAGGCATTACCATGACAGATACCGTCTATGGTCTTGTATCGTACGCGTGGTCAGGTATCGGCTCAAGTTTTGGACCAGCCCTGTTACTTCTCCTTTTTTGGAAATCTTTCAATGGGGCAGGTGTCATTGCAAGTTTACACTCAGGTTTAATTACCACCGTTATTTGGAAAATGTTTTTCGTAGAATCAACAGGAATTAGTGAACGTTTAGTTTCCTTTATCATAACTTTATTTGTTGCTTTTATTGTGAGTGTTATTTCTAACAAACTGAAACAACTTCAAACCTCTGATGAAGGAAATAACGTTTGA